One stretch of Glycine soja cultivar W05 chromosome 7, ASM419377v2, whole genome shotgun sequence DNA includes these proteins:
- the LOC114419564 gene encoding squamosa promoter-binding protein 1-like isoform X1, which yields MDTSRYEGKRVLRYKEEDENDDDEEEEEVSEVGFGEDRRRNKRVMRDLHGKRSGSKGGGSMPPSCQVDNCDADLSEAKQYHRRHKVCEYHAKAPSVHMAGLQQRFCQQCSRFHELSEFDDSKRSCRTRLAGHNERRRKNAVDYHGE from the exons ATGGACACAAGCAGGTATGAGGGAAAAAGGGTCTTGAGGTACAAAGAGGAAGatgaaaatgatgatgatgaagaagaagaagaggtgagTGAGGTGGGTTTTGGAGAAGACAGAAGAAGGAATAAGAGAGTAATGAGAGATCTCCATGGAAAGAGATCAGGGTCCAAAGGTGGAGGCTCAATGCCACCTTCTTGTCAAGTGGATAATTGTGATGCTGATCTGAGTGAAGCTAAGCAGTACCACAGAAGACACAAGGTTTGTGAGTACCATGCCAAAGCTCCTTCCGTACACATGGCAGGGCTGCAACAAAGGTTTTGCCAACAATGTAGCAG ATTCCATGAGCTATCAGAATTTGATGACTCAAAGAGGAGTTGTAGAACGCGGTTGGCTGGGCATAATGAGAGACGTCGCAAAAATGCAGTTGACTACCATGGAGAATGA
- the LOC114419564 gene encoding squamosa promoter-binding protein 1-like isoform X2 yields MDTSRYEGKRVLRYKEEDENDDDEEEEEVSEVGFGEDRRRNKRVMRDLHGKRSGSKGGGSMPPSCQVDNCDADLSEAKQYHRRHKVCEYHAKAPSVHMAGLQQRFCQQCSRLIFAVNSA; encoded by the exons ATGGACACAAGCAGGTATGAGGGAAAAAGGGTCTTGAGGTACAAAGAGGAAGatgaaaatgatgatgatgaagaagaagaagaggtgagTGAGGTGGGTTTTGGAGAAGACAGAAGAAGGAATAAGAGAGTAATGAGAGATCTCCATGGAAAGAGATCAGGGTCCAAAGGTGGAGGCTCAATGCCACCTTCTTGTCAAGTGGATAATTGTGATGCTGATCTGAGTGAAGCTAAGCAGTACCACAGAAGACACAAGGTTTGTGAGTACCATGCCAAAGCTCCTTCCGTACACATGGCAGGGCTGCAACAAAGGTTTTGCCAACAATGTAGCAG GTTAATCTTTGCTGTGAATTCTGCCTGA